A section of the Bacillus pumilus genome encodes:
- a CDS encoding AIM24 family protein → MGFHFNTIEELTLQAEGSGIFFAKKGAMIADQGTFQYRKRLLGTNKGNMVSQVFNHISRKLTGENLEVMEVSGQGTCYLADSSEHVTVINLEPSGPWQHVSVESEDLLAFTEECHYGVTPVGVGILSQKGLFTSKLSYQGHGAQVAIKTNGNPLILKAPCRVDPDAIVAWTGKAPKVKLDVNWKTLIGQTSGESYLFEFQEQDQIVIIQPSERTSGLRVGLDDNRYKPQSQGSSHEFTNSQSSQQENRGGLSDLIGGILQPRK, encoded by the coding sequence ATGGGATTTCATTTCAACACAATAGAAGAACTCACTTTACAAGCAGAAGGAAGCGGAATCTTTTTTGCGAAAAAAGGCGCAATGATTGCCGATCAAGGTACGTTTCAATATCGCAAACGACTACTCGGAACGAACAAAGGAAATATGGTTAGCCAAGTATTTAACCATATCAGCAGGAAATTGACAGGTGAAAACCTTGAAGTGATGGAAGTGAGTGGACAAGGCACTTGTTATTTGGCTGATTCCAGCGAGCACGTGACAGTGATTAATCTTGAGCCAAGCGGTCCTTGGCAGCATGTAAGTGTAGAAAGTGAGGATTTACTTGCTTTTACCGAGGAATGTCATTACGGCGTGACACCAGTAGGCGTTGGGATATTATCACAAAAAGGACTATTTACATCAAAGCTCTCCTACCAAGGCCACGGGGCGCAGGTCGCCATTAAAACAAATGGAAACCCGCTCATTTTAAAAGCTCCTTGCCGTGTAGATCCTGACGCCATTGTCGCTTGGACAGGTAAAGCACCGAAGGTCAAATTAGATGTGAACTGGAAGACCCTCATCGGACAAACATCTGGTGAATCCTACTTATTTGAGTTCCAAGAACAAGACCAAATTGTTATTATTCAGCCATCTGAGCGTACATCCGGCTTACGGGTCGGTTTAGACGATAACCGTTACAAGCCTCAGAGCCAGGGCTCATCTCATGAATTTACGAATTCACAGTCATCTCAGCAAGAGAATAGAGGCGGGCTTAGTGATCTCATCGGAGGCATCTTACAACCGCGAAAATAA
- a CDS encoding hydrolase, giving the protein MTRHTYYVSVQDGSISQHRDAAAWQFQIEADDDQILQLREYFDEQYMTDWKGFFRAHVPYLEYHFDSPNDEMDRKRKEIYSMIFKLGNEETKNFIETNGLMN; this is encoded by the coding sequence ATGACGAGACACACATATTATGTATCCGTACAAGATGGATCGATATCGCAGCATAGAGATGCGGCGGCTTGGCAATTTCAAATAGAAGCAGATGATGATCAAATTTTGCAGCTGAGGGAATATTTCGATGAACAGTATATGACCGATTGGAAAGGCTTCTTTCGAGCGCATGTTCCGTATCTTGAATATCATTTTGACAGTCCGAATGATGAAATGGATCGAAAAAGAAAAGAGATATATTCTATGATTTTTAAGCTCGGAAATGAAGAGACAAAGAATTTTATTGAAACAAATGGATTAATGAATTGA
- a CDS encoding phage holin family protein yields MSKDLGIFSLFTVSLSAMGFLFGGAGYLLMILVTLMAIELICSSLRESLTGQLTMKRFSTRLVRKIVTVFLISMAHFFDVMLKTNGMIKDLAIIFYIIYESYQIVSTANALGIPIPQLFIDVLDMLKNKLRKKP; encoded by the coding sequence GTGAGCAAGGATTTAGGCATCTTTTCGTTGTTTACAGTCAGTTTGTCAGCGATGGGCTTTCTGTTTGGTGGAGCAGGATATTTACTGATGATATTAGTAACACTCATGGCGATTGAATTAATTTGTTCAAGCCTAAGAGAATCTTTGACAGGACAGCTCACAATGAAACGTTTTTCTACGCGGCTTGTTCGAAAGATTGTGACGGTCTTTTTAATATCGATGGCGCATTTCTTTGATGTCATGCTGAAGACAAACGGGATGATTAAGGATTTAGCGATCATCTTTTATATTATTTATGAATCTTACCAAATCGTCTCGACAGCCAATGCCCTCGGAATTCCTATTCCACAGTTGTTTATTGATGTGTTGGACATGTTAAAAAATAAATTGCGCAAAAAGCCGTAA
- a CDS encoding Dps family protein: protein MSEKLLHVVNKQVADWTVLYVKLHNYHWYVKGKDFFTLHEKFEELYTETATYIDDLAERMLALNGQPVATMKECLEISSIQEAEGNESAEQMVKNLYDDFSNIAEELKQGMELAGEVGDETTGDMLLAIHQSIEKHNWMLKAYLG from the coding sequence ATGTCTGAAAAATTATTACACGTCGTCAATAAACAAGTAGCAGATTGGACTGTGCTTTACGTAAAATTACATAACTATCACTGGTACGTAAAGGGAAAAGACTTCTTTACACTCCATGAGAAATTTGAGGAACTTTATACAGAAACAGCGACATACATTGATGATTTGGCTGAGCGTATGCTTGCGTTAAATGGACAACCTGTTGCGACAATGAAAGAATGCTTAGAAATTTCTAGCATTCAAGAAGCTGAAGGAAATGAATCAGCGGAGCAAATGGTGAAAAATCTATATGATGATTTCTCCAATATTGCTGAAGAATTAAAGCAAGGAATGGAGCTGGCTGGAGAAGTTGGCGATGAAACAACCGGTGATATGCTGCTTGCAATTCATCAATCTATTGAGAAACACAACTGGATGCTTAAAGCATATTTAGGTTAA
- the ytzI gene encoding YtzI protein: MLLLGIISFIIISIVVFLSLWTTSKAYEYKHKIDTPQDAEPNQRPNPK; encoded by the coding sequence ATGCTGCTACTTGGGATTATCAGCTTTATCATTATCTCAATCGTTGTCTTTTTATCGCTGTGGACAACATCGAAGGCTTATGAATATAAGCATAAAATCGACACACCACAGGATGCTGAACCAAACCAACGTCCTAACCCGAAATAA
- a CDS encoding FixH family protein produces MRKMLGMIVLLLLLSACGNSAANSGKGEVPELLEVKLTGPEQVEKNESVIVKAAVTYGDTPVDDADDVQFEVWKDGDKDNSKMIKPKKENKGVYELHTAFKKDGLYIIQVHVTAKQQHNMPKTNIHVGDVKKENSSTEEETSHH; encoded by the coding sequence ATGCGAAAAATGTTGGGAATGATAGTGTTGCTTTTGTTACTAAGTGCATGTGGGAACTCTGCAGCAAATAGTGGCAAAGGGGAGGTGCCTGAACTATTAGAAGTGAAGCTTACAGGACCTGAACAAGTGGAGAAAAATGAAAGCGTTATAGTAAAAGCAGCTGTCACATATGGTGATACGCCTGTTGATGACGCAGACGATGTTCAATTTGAAGTGTGGAAAGATGGCGATAAGGATAACAGCAAGATGATTAAGCCAAAGAAAGAGAACAAAGGTGTATATGAATTGCATACAGCCTTTAAAAAAGATGGCCTTTATATCATACAAGTCCATGTGACAGCTAAACAGCAGCATAATATGCCAAAGACGAACATCCATGTAGGTGATGTGAAAAAAGAGAATTCATCTACTGAAGAAGAAACCTCACATCATTAA
- a CDS encoding S-ribosylhomocysteine lyase, giving the protein MPSVESFELDHNAVKAPYVRHCGVHKVGSDGEVNKFDIRFCQPNKQAMKPDTIHTLEHLLAFNIRTHSEKYDHFDIIDISPMGCQTGYYLVVSGAPTPEEIVELLDATFKDAVEVTEIPAANEEQCGQAKLHDLEGAKRLMRFWLSQDQEELLKVFG; this is encoded by the coding sequence ATGCCTTCAGTTGAAAGCTTTGAACTTGATCATAATGCTGTAAAAGCGCCATACGTTCGTCATTGTGGCGTTCATAAAGTGGGATCAGATGGAGAAGTCAATAAATTTGATATTCGTTTTTGTCAGCCAAACAAACAAGCAATGAAACCTGATACGATTCATACATTAGAGCATTTACTTGCGTTTAACATTAGAACACACTCAGAGAAATATGATCATTTTGATATCATTGATATTTCTCCAATGGGCTGTCAGACAGGCTACTATTTAGTGGTCAGTGGTGCACCAACTCCAGAAGAAATCGTTGAACTTCTTGATGCAACATTCAAGGATGCAGTTGAGGTAACAGAGATTCCTGCTGCAAACGAAGAGCAATGCGGTCAAGCGAAACTTCATGACCTTGAAGGGGCAAAACGTTTGATGCGTTTCTGGCTTTCTCAAGATCAAGAAGAGCTTCTCAAAGTATTTGGTTAA
- the yidD gene encoding membrane protein insertion efficiency factor YidD — protein sequence MKQIFIGIIRFYQKCISPLTPPSCRFYPTCSNYGLEAIKTHGALKGGWLTIKRILKCHPLHPGGIDPVPPKKEK from the coding sequence ATGAAACAAATTTTTATCGGCATCATACGCTTTTATCAAAAATGTATTTCCCCTCTTACACCGCCTAGCTGCCGGTTTTATCCAACATGCTCAAACTACGGGCTAGAAGCGATCAAAACGCATGGCGCTTTAAAAGGCGGCTGGCTCACCATCAAACGGATTTTAAAATGTCATCCGCTCCATCCTGGCGGCATCGATCCTGTCCCGCCGAAAAAGGAAAAATAA
- a CDS encoding beta-class carbonic anhydrase, producing MKLLEEIIEYNQQFIEEKKYEEFTTTKFPQKKAVILSCMDTRLVELLPRAMNMKNGDIKIVKSAGALVSHPFGSIMRSILVAVYELNADEVYVIGHHDCGMSKIDSQTLLNKAIERGIPEKRIEVLEYSGIDFKQWLKSFSSVEESVKDSVSVVKNHPLLPSNVPVHGLVIDPGTGKLDVVVNGYEK from the coding sequence ATGAAACTTTTAGAAGAAATCATCGAATATAATCAACAATTTATTGAAGAAAAGAAATACGAAGAGTTTACAACAACGAAGTTTCCACAGAAAAAAGCTGTCATTCTGTCATGTATGGATACAAGACTTGTCGAGCTGCTTCCACGTGCAATGAACATGAAAAATGGAGATATCAAGATCGTCAAAAGTGCTGGTGCTCTTGTGTCTCATCCATTTGGAAGTATTATGCGAAGCATTTTAGTGGCTGTTTACGAATTAAATGCTGACGAGGTTTATGTCATTGGACATCATGATTGCGGTATGAGCAAAATAGATAGCCAAACACTTTTAAACAAAGCCATTGAGCGGGGTATCCCAGAAAAACGGATTGAAGTACTGGAATACTCAGGAATTGATTTTAAACAGTGGCTCAAAAGCTTTAGTTCGGTCGAAGAGAGTGTGAAGGACAGTGTGTCCGTTGTGAAAAACCACCCGCTCCTCCCATCAAATGTGCCTGTGCACGGTCTTGTCATTGATCCTGGAACTGGCAAGCTTGACGTAGTCGTTAACGGATATGAAAAGTAA
- a CDS encoding metal ABC transporter solute-binding protein, Zn/Mn family → MKKIFYMLIVALFAIGLAACSSSAGTNASKGKADGKLTVYTTIFPIQDFTEKIGGSHVHAQSVYPANADAHSFEPSSKTMVEMAEGDAFIYSGTGAEAFADKTASTLKDQGVKTVKAAEGIKLLSTKEEHSHEEEEDHDHDHEGEEHDHDGHDHGDKDPHAWLDPVYAQQMAKNIKDTLVSLDPDHKDEYTKNYEKLKKDLQSLDQEFNTTLSKAKHKEILVSHAAYGYWEKRYGIEQISVLGLSASEEPSQKQLESIVQKAEKHHIQYVIFENNVSSKVSDTIRSEIGAKSLTLKNLESITEDDAKNGESYVSLMKQNLKTLKTALND, encoded by the coding sequence ATGAAAAAAATCTTTTATATGTTAATAGTTGCTTTATTTGCGATCGGCCTTGCCGCTTGCTCAAGCAGTGCGGGCACAAATGCTTCAAAAGGAAAAGCAGATGGAAAACTAACCGTCTACACCACTATTTTCCCTATTCAAGATTTCACTGAAAAAATTGGCGGTTCTCATGTTCATGCGCAAAGCGTCTACCCTGCCAATGCAGATGCACACAGCTTTGAACCAAGTTCAAAAACGATGGTTGAAATGGCTGAAGGTGACGCCTTCATCTACAGCGGCACAGGTGCTGAAGCATTCGCTGACAAAACCGCGTCTACCTTAAAAGACCAAGGCGTGAAAACAGTCAAAGCAGCCGAAGGCATCAAATTGTTATCGACAAAAGAAGAGCATTCACATGAAGAAGAGGAAGATCATGATCACGATCATGAAGGAGAAGAACATGACCATGATGGACACGATCACGGAGATAAAGATCCTCATGCATGGTTAGACCCTGTTTATGCACAGCAAATGGCGAAAAACATTAAAGATACACTCGTTTCATTAGATCCAGATCATAAAGACGAATACACAAAAAACTATGAAAAACTAAAAAAAGATTTGCAATCGCTAGATCAAGAGTTCAACACAACATTATCTAAAGCAAAACATAAAGAAATCCTTGTTTCCCATGCAGCCTACGGTTATTGGGAAAAGCGCTACGGTATTGAGCAAATTAGTGTATTAGGATTATCCGCTTCTGAAGAGCCTTCACAAAAGCAGCTCGAAAGCATTGTTCAAAAAGCTGAAAAGCATCACATTCAATATGTGATTTTTGAAAACAACGTCAGTAGCAAAGTCTCAGATACGATCCGCAGTGAAATTGGGGCAAAAAGCCTCACACTTAAAAATTTAGAATCTATAACTGAAGATGACGCCAAAAATGGCGAAAGCTACGTTAGCTTAATGAAACAAAACCTAAAAACCTTGAAAACTGCTTTAAATGATTAA
- a CDS encoding type B 50S ribosomal protein L31 — MKRDIHPTSHEVVFMDVNSGYRFLSKSTKSSNETVEWEDGKTYPVIKVETSSDTHPFYTGRQKFGEKGGRAELFKKKYQM, encoded by the coding sequence TTGAAAAGAGATATTCATCCAACCTCACATGAAGTTGTATTTATGGACGTAAACAGCGGCTACCGCTTTTTGAGTAAATCGACAAAGTCATCCAATGAGACAGTAGAATGGGAAGACGGGAAAACGTACCCTGTCATAAAAGTAGAAACAAGCTCTGATACGCATCCTTTTTATACAGGACGCCAAAAATTCGGAGAAAAAGGCGGAAGAGCCGAGTTGTTTAAGAAAAAGTATCAAATGTAA
- a CDS encoding cytochrome ubiquinol oxidase subunit I — translation MTDLVLARSLFGTTMGFHIIYASLGVGIPLMILLAELIFQKTKDPHYAVMAKRWTKAQAVLLGVAIPTGTIAGTQLALLWPGFMEVIGKVMSLPFQIEIYAFFIEALFMSIYVYAADRLSPAMRIITVIFVVIGAAASAILITNVHAFEGTPAGFQMVNGEITNIEPWKAFFNPSFVVTATHVVLSAFTTGAFVIASVAAFKMLKTRKNEKLYTFHRKALFLGLIVGGLFSFLTAINGHESAQLLYEYQPEKLAGAEGLFETQSHAPLAIGGFTDADSKEIKGAIEIPWALSFLAGNSFDTVVKGLNDFPRDEWPPLFIHTLFNGMVIIGSVLILFAVLALLYRKILKREHYPKWLLFLYLFGGPLSLLAIEFGWIFACTGRQPWVIYRMLKTSEVVTSSGSIGTLFILFAIVYLILGIATVIVLTYYFRKHSIEEDLRLTES, via the coding sequence TTGACTGATCTCGTTTTAGCTAGAAGCCTGTTCGGCACAACCATGGGCTTTCATATTATTTATGCCTCGCTTGGCGTCGGCATCCCGCTAATGATTTTGTTAGCTGAACTCATCTTCCAAAAAACGAAGGATCCTCACTATGCTGTCATGGCGAAACGGTGGACGAAAGCGCAGGCTGTATTATTAGGTGTCGCCATTCCAACAGGAACGATTGCTGGTACCCAGCTCGCTCTTCTATGGCCTGGTTTTATGGAGGTCATCGGAAAAGTCATGTCACTGCCATTTCAGATTGAAATTTATGCGTTCTTTATTGAAGCATTATTTATGTCTATTTATGTGTACGCAGCGGATCGCCTATCACCTGCTATGCGCATTATTACCGTTATTTTTGTCGTGATTGGTGCAGCCGCTTCAGCGATCCTGATCACAAACGTACATGCATTTGAAGGTACTCCTGCTGGCTTTCAAATGGTCAATGGAGAAATTACGAATATTGAGCCTTGGAAGGCCTTTTTCAATCCAAGCTTCGTCGTAACTGCGACACATGTCGTGCTGTCTGCTTTTACAACAGGTGCTTTTGTCATTGCATCAGTAGCCGCTTTTAAAATGCTCAAAACAAGAAAGAATGAGAAACTCTATACGTTTCATCGAAAAGCTCTTTTTCTTGGACTCATTGTAGGCGGCCTCTTCTCATTTCTCACGGCCATAAATGGTCATGAGTCTGCTCAGCTTCTGTACGAATATCAGCCTGAAAAGTTAGCAGGTGCTGAAGGTTTATTTGAAACACAATCACATGCACCTCTTGCAATAGGTGGTTTTACTGATGCCGATTCAAAGGAAATTAAAGGAGCAATTGAAATCCCTTGGGCGCTTAGTTTCCTTGCAGGGAATAGCTTTGATACAGTGGTCAAAGGCTTAAATGATTTCCCGCGTGACGAGTGGCCCCCTTTATTTATACACACGTTATTTAATGGCATGGTCATTATTGGCTCAGTCCTCATTTTGTTTGCGGTGCTAGCACTGCTTTATCGTAAAATTTTAAAACGCGAACATTATCCGAAGTGGCTCCTTTTTCTCTACTTATTCGGCGGACCCCTTAGTCTTTTAGCTATTGAATTCGGCTGGATCTTTGCCTGTACAGGCCGTCAGCCATGGGTCATTTACCGAATGCTCAAAACCTCAGAGGTCGTCACATCATCAGGCTCAATTGGCACACTCTTTATCCTATTTGCCATCGTCTATCTCATCTTAGGCATAGCAACTGTGATTGTGCTGACGTACTACTTTAGAAAACATTCGATTGAAGAAGACCTACGGTTAACAGAATCTTAA
- a CDS encoding cytochrome d ubiquinol oxidase subunit II, producing MDVTTDALIAITILWGFVFIYAVMASMDFGAGFWSMIYMNKEQTKAANIANKYLSPTWEVTNVFIVAIVVALFSMFPGATFVLGTVLLIPGSIILLLLALRSGFLVFSHSLPKKYRKAVTYISGISGFIIPSILIMVLPITHGGFIFEQNNNYSLDLGLVFTSANVYSFVGFAIFSTLFLSSLLLADFSNVADEDEAYSIYRRGALITGPLSLMMAFFIMLTLRSEANWLFTKMMQNIPILLVSLLMFLLAGLALFLPNSRFKHRKGRPRLAVIAITIQYFLASYVYGRAHLPYMAYPDITIMSGFTDPVTFRALFITYIVGFIILFPGFYFFWRLFMKDKRYIRQED from the coding sequence ATGGATGTGACAACTGATGCACTCATTGCAATCACCATCTTATGGGGGTTCGTTTTTATCTATGCAGTGATGGCATCAATGGATTTCGGCGCAGGATTTTGGTCCATGATTTATATGAATAAAGAACAAACAAAGGCCGCTAATATCGCAAATAAGTACCTCTCTCCAACATGGGAAGTAACGAACGTATTCATTGTCGCAATTGTTGTTGCGTTGTTTAGCATGTTTCCAGGTGCGACCTTTGTCCTTGGTACTGTTTTATTAATACCCGGCAGCATTATATTATTGCTTCTTGCACTGCGAAGCGGGTTTCTCGTATTTTCTCATTCTCTTCCTAAAAAATACAGAAAAGCAGTGACTTACATTTCAGGGATTAGCGGCTTTATCATTCCATCGATCCTCATCATGGTTCTTCCGATTACTCATGGTGGATTTATCTTTGAGCAGAACAACAACTACTCTTTAGATCTTGGACTGGTCTTTACGAGTGCAAATGTCTATTCTTTTGTCGGCTTTGCCATTTTCAGCACCCTTTTTCTTTCATCATTGCTTTTAGCTGATTTCTCGAATGTGGCTGATGAAGATGAAGCTTACAGCATTTATAGAAGAGGAGCGCTCATTACGGGTCCGCTTTCACTCATGATGGCCTTTTTCATCATGCTGACATTAAGAAGCGAGGCAAATTGGCTGTTCACAAAAATGATGCAGAACATCCCTATTCTTCTTGTATCACTCCTGATGTTTTTGCTAGCAGGGCTGGCTCTATTTTTGCCAAATAGCCGGTTTAAGCATCGGAAAGGCAGGCCGCGTTTAGCTGTCATTGCGATTACCATTCAATATTTTTTAGCAAGCTACGTGTACGGACGCGCCCATTTGCCTTATATGGCCTATCCAGATATTACAATCATGTCTGGATTTACAGACCCTGTGACATTTAGAGCATTATTTATCACGTATATTGTAGGTTTTATCATCTTATTTCCTGGGTTCTATTTCTTCTGGAGATTGTTTATGAAGGATAAGCGCTATATTCGCCAGGAAGATTAA
- a CDS encoding DUF1540 domain-containing protein, with amino-acid sequence MSQKILCEVNNCSYWNAGNRCGADAIYVVSHTGNTAEKSEETDCKTFKPQDL; translated from the coding sequence ATGAGTCAAAAAATCCTTTGTGAAGTCAATAACTGTTCCTATTGGAATGCTGGAAACCGCTGTGGTGCAGATGCAATCTATGTCGTCAGCCATACAGGAAATACGGCTGAAAAAAGTGAAGAAACGGATTGTAAAACGTTTAAACCACAAGACCTTTAA